The following DNA comes from Molothrus aeneus isolate 106 chromosome 21, BPBGC_Maene_1.0, whole genome shotgun sequence.
AGAGAACCATCTGCCAGCAAACGGAGAGGAGTCGTCTTCATCCATGGAGGATGTGGCATTTTTGGAAGCATCAGTAAGGAACTGAAAGAGAAATGTGACTATTTAGCTTTTTTAACTGCCTGTTTTTAAAAACTCCTGACCCTAAGAAGTGACTGAAGCTTAGTTTGAGAGACTGGAGATAGAAAGCACTTCGtgcttattttaaattgtttgagAGACTGGAGATAGAAAGCACTTAGtgcttattttaaattgtttagACTCTCTAATCTGcatgtatttaatatttaaattatttttaatgggatATAGCACTCTTTATCATAGAACCATTGGGATCATAAAATGACTTGGGTGGAAGTGACCTTCACTATAATctttttccacctcctgccatgggcagggacatctttcactgtcccaggttgctccaagccctgtccaacccggccttggacactttcaggCGTGGGACAGCCACATCTTCTccaggcaacctgtgccagggcctccccaccctcataATAAAAATGTGTTCCTTACATGGAAATAAAGTCTATCCTTTCTCAGTTTAAACCTGCCCATTTTCTAATAGTAAAAATCATAATAATTCCTTATTTTCCACACAAATCAATGATCTGTCTAAATGTATGAATTCTACAGCAAGTCCTGATGACCAAAAGTCTAGATTATTTTTATCCTAAAGAAAATCTGGGTACTCACTAAATAAGCAAGGGGCTGACAAGATATTGTGGTAATATGTCATAAAAATATAAGACACAATACTGACTGAAGTTATCTAAGATGTTAATTACATCAACAACATTTGTGCTTCAGGAAGTTATGAAAGAATTTGCCGGTACATAGCCAGAAAATCTGATTCAGTGGTTGTGTCTGTTGGGTAAGTGAAATTCAAACAGTGCTAATCCCATTAGAGAACTCTGCTGTTTTCCCCCTGCCTCCCACACACCCCTCAACTTACATTTCTTTGAATATAAGATAAGAAACTGAGCTCTAGTGCTGTCTTCCCCACACTGCTGTTATGTGGGAGCAAGCACGTGGCgtggaatgggaatggaaataCCTGAGCCAGAGTTAGAGTTACAGGTTTGGTCATTGTACATCACCATCATCACAGAAATCATTACCTTTGTTTGATAATAAGAAATTATAAGCCAAATATcaaattttagtattttaatgtatatttaatatattaaaatataatacatattttaatatttaatatttttatttcaaatcatCTGGGATTATTTTAAAGAGtaaaaaatgagtttaaaattcaggttttttttaaaccagcatGGACCACTGTTTCCTACAAAGATGTTTTGATTGTGGTAAATACGTGATGGTATAAACAAACCTTCATTTCCAACAAATTTTTCCATGAAAAGGTTTACTATGAAGGGATTTTATTAAATTGGGATGAATTGGTTTtgagaaggaaagggaggaaaagttGTTCTGGTTTGCTTCAGCATGTAAAAACTTTAATCTAGATATAATTAATGCTGTAATTAATATTGGTTTGGGGGAGTTTTTGCATGGGGTGTATTTCAGATGAGACACTCAGAATGTGTAACACCAGCTGCTTTTTCTACCTCTCAGGTACCATTTAGCACCTGAGTACAGGTATCCAGCCCAGACTCTGGAATGTCTCAGTGCCACCCTGCACTTCCTGAAGACTGCAGACACCTACGGGGTGGACCCCGCTCGGATCATTGTTTGTGGGGACAGTGTAGGGGGCACATTTGCTACCAGTGTTTGCCAAAAGCTTGGGCACAGGACAGATATCCCCAAGATTCGTGCCCAGGTGCTGATCTATCCATTTCTCCAAGCACTGAACTTCAATCTGCCATCTCACCAGAAAAACGCTGCCGTTGCCTTCCTGTCCCGGGAGCGCACAGTCCATTTTATTCTCAAATACCTGAATAAGGATTGCTCCCTGAAGGAACCAATTCTGGCTGGTTCTCATGTTCCTGAGAGCATAAATTTGAAATATAGGAAATGGATAAATCCAGATCTTATTCCAGATGAGTTTAAACTGGGCTATAAACCACCACTCCCCACTTTGTTTTTACCTCAAGTCCATGAAGAAGTGCAAGAGCTGTTTGaaccccaggtgtcccctctgCTGGCAGAGGATGCTGTTGTTTGTGGTCTCCCTGACACCTGTATTGTCACCTGTGAGCATGATGTGCTCAGGGATGATGGGCTGTTGTACAAGAAACGCTTAGAGGACAACAATGTACATGTGACCTGGCACCACGTGCAAAAAGGCTTTCATGCTgcagtgggattttttggatatggtattttctctttcccatcATCAAGTATTATAATGAACCATGCTGTAGACTTTATAAAAGGCTATTAAATCATTTTCTTCCATACAGTACTGGTATTTAGAAAAGGTGTGATTCAATTAAATGATTCAATTAAATTATTCAATTAAGTATTTACTAGCTATTTGCCCATTAGAATCAAGGCAAGAACTTATGACATTAGCATGGTCTGCTGAATTCTGATTTTTACTTGCTATTACTTAGGAACGTGATGTTTAGAGGTTTTTTGTAAGCTTGCCTTGATGCTCTCTTCTTGCATTGTAAGAATTTTCGTTCTCTTCATATATCAAAGAATAAAAACTCATCACAACAAAAAACA
Coding sequences within:
- the LOC136565571 gene encoding arylacetamide deacetylase-like 4, whose amino-acid sequence is WGQEVLELEKSFPPPRKGGGRSKVVQKTKSLPCFLIGVLWDCHTQAKNLNHLGIIKEHTLIRLITEGLPAWQDSQLFIKDLHFDGVPMRIYLPREPSASKRRGVVFIHGGCGIFGSIRSYERICRYIARKSDSVVVSVGYHLAPEYRYPAQTLECLSATLHFLKTADTYGVDPARIIVCGDSVGGTFATSVCQKLGHRTDIPKIRAQVLIYPFLQALNFNLPSHQKNAAVAFLSRERTVHFILKYLNKDCSLKEPILAGSHVPESINLKYRKWINPDLIPDEFKLGYKPPLPTLFLPQVHEEVQELFEPQVSPLLAEDAVVCGLPDTCIVTCEHDVLRDDGLLYKKRLEDNNVHVTWHHVQKGFHAAVGFFGYGIFSFPSSSIIMNHAVDFIKGY